A section of the Sceloporus undulatus isolate JIND9_A2432 ecotype Alabama chromosome 3, SceUnd_v1.1, whole genome shotgun sequence genome encodes:
- the IL10RB gene encoding interleukin-10 receptor subunit beta: MAGPRGQCLLLLCLLCSVHGMVPEPQNVRVHSIMLDSVLQWDPPNFHNENMVYTVQHSKKFNQTFADMCRRIIFTECNISSIPIYGPSIIRVRSESENKYSNWVNINFTPYTDTIFGPPVVQVEATKPGVLNVQLIDPFFTRSGVKYSFKGFYTSVVYRIRIWKKYHSDEKVLDVNSTYTFQIIPDLDPMTSYCLKAQVFIENLNKSGRWSEPVCTHTTNKTDPGLNPGLLTVILLLVLISFPFFSLIIFHIYRRIKYVFFPSYTLPQHFKEFLSKPSYGSQFLVSQSQGEEHTYDKIIVLSEESKNVADESEEQLRNAEQQLEQSQEETSKPK; encoded by the exons TACATGGAATGGTGCCAGAGCCTCAAAATGTAAGAGTTCATTCCATTATGTTGGATAGTGTTCTCCAATGGGATCCACCTAATTTTCACAACGAAAACATGGTTTATACAGTTCAACACAGCAA aAAATTTAATCAAACATTCGCTGACATGTGTCGAAGAATTATCTTCACAGAGTGCAATATATCAAGTATACCTATCTATGGCCCTTCCATTATAAGAGTCAGAAGTGAATCAGAGAATAAATACTCAAATTGGGTGAACATCAACTTTACACCTTACACAGACA cAATTTTTGGGCCACCTGTTGTACAAGTTGAAGCTACAAAACCTGGAGTCTTGAACGTACAGCTCATAGACCCTTTCTTTACACGCAGTGGTGTAAAATATTCCTTTAAAGGTTTTTATACTTCTGTGGTTTACAGGATCAGAATCTGGAAGAAATATCATAGTGATGAAAAG GTTCTAGATGTGAACTCAACTTACACTTTCCAAATAATACCTGACTTGGATCCTATGACATCATATTGCCTCAAGGCTCAAGTATTTATTGAGAATTTGAATAAAAGCGGGCGGTGGAGTGAACCCGTTTGTACCCATACAACTAACAAAACTGACCCTG GTTTAAATCCAGGCCTGTTAACTGTTATCCTACTATTAGTGTTGATATcgttccctttcttctccttaaTAATTTTTCATATTTATCGACGGatcaaatatgtttttttcccttcatatACTTTGCCACAGCATTTCAAAGAG TTTCTAAGCAAGCCTTCTTACGGTTCACAGTTTCTTGTGTCCCAGTCACAAGGAGAAGAACATACCTATGACAAAATAATTGTCCTCTCAGAGGAGTCAAAAAATGTTGCTGACGAATCTGAGGAGCAATTGAGAAACGCAGAACAGCAGCTTGAACAATCCCAAGAGGAAACCTCTAAGCCTAAATGA